The following proteins are co-located in the Methylomonas sp. 11b genome:
- a CDS encoding thiopurine S-methyltransferase, producing the protein MDHDFWHQRWQQNQIGFHKHEFNPILQTHWPRLSIPDKARVFVPLCGKSKDLLWLLAMGYQVVGVELSPLAVESFFADNNLQPTVRRQGDFWVSEVDGLQIFCGDFFALQTADVGEFDAVYDRAALVALPPDMRIDYVMKLSSLLPTNVQMLLIAFDYPQHEMPGPPFSVQADEVERLYSHWCEVELLTSDDALATELHFKERGLTKMVEQTYKLLVR; encoded by the coding sequence ATGGATCATGATTTCTGGCATCAGCGTTGGCAGCAGAACCAAATTGGTTTTCATAAGCATGAGTTCAACCCCATTCTTCAAACGCATTGGCCGCGCTTGTCTATCCCAGATAAAGCGCGGGTGTTTGTGCCTCTGTGCGGTAAGAGTAAAGATTTGCTCTGGCTATTGGCCATGGGTTATCAGGTGGTGGGTGTGGAATTAAGCCCGCTGGCTGTCGAGTCGTTTTTCGCCGATAACAATTTGCAGCCGACCGTGCGGCGCCAAGGCGATTTTTGGGTCAGCGAGGTGGACGGCTTGCAGATTTTCTGCGGAGATTTTTTTGCATTGCAAACTGCCGACGTCGGCGAGTTTGACGCGGTGTACGATAGGGCGGCGCTGGTGGCCTTGCCGCCGGATATGCGCATCGATTACGTCATGAAACTGTCCTCTCTCTTGCCGACCAACGTGCAAATGTTGCTGATAGCGTTCGATTATCCCCAGCACGAAATGCCTGGGCCGCCGTTTAGCGTACAAGCCGATGAAGTTGAGCGTTTATACAGCCACTGGTGTGAAGTCGAATTGCTGACCAGCGACGATGCTTTAGCGACCGAGCTGCACTTTAAGGAGCGTGGCTTAACTAAAATGGTGGAGCAAACCTATAAACTTTTGGTTCGGTAA
- a CDS encoding desulfoferrodoxin family protein — protein sequence MERRDFIRLSAAGAAISAIAPSLAQAAEAGKQPTPPGDVFYTKDAQGRWAGKAATHLPVIEVVKADGKATVKITTPHEMKGYEHYIIKHVLLDKDYKFLNERMFDPSKDPAAISEFSLAGYSGTVYALSQCNKHDLWLSSAEV from the coding sequence ATGGAACGTCGCGATTTTATTCGATTGAGTGCCGCCGGTGCGGCGATTAGCGCCATTGCGCCAAGCCTGGCCCAAGCCGCGGAAGCCGGTAAACAACCTACACCGCCGGGCGATGTGTTTTACACCAAGGATGCGCAAGGCCGCTGGGCCGGCAAAGCCGCGACGCACCTGCCGGTAATTGAAGTCGTTAAAGCCGACGGCAAAGCCACCGTCAAAATCACGACGCCGCACGAAATGAAAGGCTATGAACATTACATTATCAAACATGTACTGCTGGATAAAGACTACAAATTCCTGAACGAGCGGATGTTTGATCCCAGCAAAGATCCGGCAGCCATTTCCGAATTCAGTCTGGCGGGATACTCAGGCACGGTCTACGCATTAAGCCAGTGCAACAAGCACGATCTTTGGTTGAGCAGCGCCGAAGTCTAA
- a CDS encoding GAF domain-containing protein, producing MSPTLETLRPCFEGAIPAALATCATDGTPNVAYLSQVQYVDATHLALTFQFFNKTRANILANPHASLCVTDPFTATSYRLAIRYLRTETAGPLFEVMRAKLSGIAAHTGMTEVFRLLGADVYQVLNIELLVGPTPLPAPPRPKLLPFLRRATAQLNRCVDLDSLLGATLNTLTEDFGIAHVMLLLHDETRACLYTVASSGYDVAGIGSEIALGHGVIGIAARERTAIRIAHMTQEYGYGKAVREQMERIGLTGQLETAIPMPGIAESRSQMAIPLLLAQRLLGVIYVESPEDLAFGYDEEDALTVLADHLAASMQVLAGAESCLDADVAIDSPPPTVPQDSLLQVRHFPRDHSVFVDDSYLIKGVAGAILWHLLRCHQETGRSQFSNRELRLQAELGLPEIADNLETRLVLLKRRLDERQCGIRLKKTGRGQFCLQVDNRLSLDEAS from the coding sequence ATGAGCCCGACGCTAGAAACATTACGCCCTTGTTTTGAAGGCGCGATACCGGCGGCGCTGGCCACTTGCGCGACTGACGGCACCCCCAACGTGGCATATTTGTCTCAAGTGCAATATGTCGATGCCACGCATCTGGCGCTGACTTTTCAATTTTTTAATAAAACCCGCGCCAACATCCTGGCAAATCCCCATGCCAGCTTGTGCGTGACCGATCCATTCACGGCCACCAGTTACCGGCTGGCAATCCGGTATTTACGCACCGAAACAGCCGGCCCCTTGTTCGAAGTCATGCGCGCGAAGCTATCGGGTATCGCCGCACACACCGGGATGACCGAGGTGTTTCGCTTACTGGGCGCGGATGTTTATCAGGTACTGAACATAGAACTGCTGGTTGGGCCGACGCCGCTACCGGCACCGCCCAGGCCCAAGCTGCTGCCGTTCTTACGCCGAGCGACCGCGCAACTCAATCGCTGTGTCGATCTGGACAGCCTGCTCGGCGCGACGCTAAACACGCTGACCGAGGATTTCGGGATCGCTCACGTCATGCTATTGCTGCACGACGAAACCCGCGCCTGTCTGTATACCGTCGCCAGCAGCGGTTACGACGTCGCCGGGATAGGTTCGGAAATTGCGCTGGGCCACGGCGTGATCGGCATTGCCGCTCGCGAGCGCACCGCGATCCGGATCGCCCACATGACTCAGGAATACGGCTACGGCAAGGCAGTGCGCGAACAAATGGAGCGTATCGGCCTAACCGGCCAGTTGGAAACGGCCATCCCGATGCCGGGCATCGCTGAAAGTCGCAGCCAAATGGCGATTCCATTGCTTTTGGCTCAACGGCTGTTGGGGGTAATTTATGTCGAAAGCCCTGAAGACCTGGCTTTTGGCTATGACGAGGAAGATGCGCTGACAGTACTGGCCGACCATTTGGCCGCGTCGATGCAAGTTCTCGCGGGCGCAGAGTCATGCCTTGATGCGGACGTGGCTATCGACTCGCCGCCGCCTACGGTGCCGCAAGATTCGCTATTGCAAGTTCGCCATTTTCCGCGCGATCACAGCGTGTTTGTGGACGATTCATATCTGATCAAAGGCGTGGCCGGCGCGATTCTGTGGCACTTGCTGCGGTGCCATCAAGAAACCGGCCGCAGCCAATTCAGCAACCGGGAGTTGCGTTTACAAGCTGAGTTGGGCTTGCCTGAGATCGCGGATAATCTGGAGACCCGCCTGGTCTTGTTAAAACGCCGATTGGATGAACGCCAATGCGGTATTCGCCTGAAAAAGACCGGTCGCGGACAGTTCTGCCTCCAGGTGGATAATCGCTTGTCCTTGGATGAAGCCAGTTAA